From the genome of Vitis riparia cultivar Riparia Gloire de Montpellier isolate 1030 chromosome 2, EGFV_Vit.rip_1.0, whole genome shotgun sequence:
cttaaagtCAACCAAAGCAACCTAAATAATCTATCCACCTGAATAAgtcctaatttttatttttttatttttttaaaaaaaaagagttttcaaCTTTCAGACCAACCGAAACTGAGGGATTtaaaaatttcccaaaattttggGATAATTAAGAACacatgattaaaataaaatcatgaaaagaaaagaaaaaaaaatatatatcagcTGGGTTATGATTTCAAATGTTATCGAGATATTTCATTTTGCACTAATTCcatctaataaatattttattcactaGTGGATGAAATAAGAAGAGAGAGAACACATACCTTGCTAGAGGTTAAAGAAACCCTTCATCCTTTGCAAACTAGAGAATTTTTCCTTGGATGAGTGATCTTCTCTATTAGCAGGCCTTTTTCCCAACGGCTGAGGCCAATGCTTCTGATCTTGGGCGTATATGACATGTATCCCACAACTTTTCACTTTAAAGGATGCGTTTTCGCCACATGTAAAAGAGGCATTACCCACAGGATTGTCAAAGTGAGCCTTGAAAGTGTTCCACTTTCTGGATCGATACTTGCTTGGAATGCGAATTTGAGGGAAATACGTCACCCACAGTGCTGGATCTGATGTGCCACCACTGTCGTAGCGTCTGCTGCTATATGATAAACCGCTAATAGAGTATGTTTTGCAACGATgataaaaactaatattatCCAGTCGTTCAGTTTGATCACCATGGGATATCGCCAATTTACATTCTGGAATAAAACCAGATGTTCTCACGcattcatcatcatcaaggGGAACATGATGGAAGAATAAAACAAATCCTAACAAGTTATTATCTTCATACCAATTCATTGGAAGTTCTACACTTACTTCACATCCCATTCTTTGATGACTTACCCATTCTGGTATTCCACTACTTCCTGGAATGATAATATTAAATCTCCGCTGCAGAAAAAAATGTCATGTAAatctcatgtttttttaaaaataataatactaataataataaataaataattaaatttttttttttaaaaaaaaagataattatgCCATGAAAATGATACCTGAATTGGTGATTTCAAGTGTTTGAGCAAAGAAGACCAGAGTAGACTTGAAGAAGTTTCAGTTTCCAGGGATGGACAAGCATGTGCCTCTATCCACCCTAGACTTGATGGAAGCTCTCCAATTACTTCAAGCATCGGACAATGATTCATGAGAAGGGTACCAAGCTTACAAAGTTGAGTGATGCCAGCAGGTATGCAACGCATATGGTTTTCACTTATGTTTAAAAATTCCAGTGAGGATAGACACCATAAATCATTGGGGATTTCTTCTTCCATCAGATTGCAACCACCTAGATCTAGCATTGTTAAGCAACATTGCAGGCTTCTCAAATTGTCAGGCAAGTTGTGGAGCTTTGGACAGTTACGAACATGAAGACTAGTAAGACATGTCAAATTACCGATGCTATTGGGAAGAGCCACAAGGTTCTCACAATTGATCAATTCCAAGGATTTAAGACCTCTCATATGTTCGATTGATGATGGCAGCTCTGAGATACCCGTCTCACGTAAAAAAAGGCGTTCTAATTGTTCCATATCCTCCGTGATCTCTGAAAAAGCCTCTAGATTTGAACAACCATTGAGAGAGAGGCCTTCGAGGGATTTCAACCCACATATACTGTTTGGAagacttttcaaatttctacaattttccaaatttaagcGATCAAGTCTGGTGAGATGACCTACTGAGTAGGGTAATCCTTTAATAGCAGTCTCATCTAGAAAAAGAGCCCATAGATTCCCCATATTTTTTTGGATCTCAGGAAACCTCTCAAGATTTGAGCAACCACTGAGAGTAAGAATTTCAAGGGCCTGCAAGTGCCCAATGCTATTTGGGAGTTCCTTAATAGCGGTTTTCTCTAAAGAAAGCTCCTTCAAGCATTTCATATTCCCTTGGATCTCTGGAAATTTCTCAAAGTTTGAGCAATATGAGAGGTTAAGATTTTTAAGAGATTCCAAATACCCAATGCTGCTTGGGAGTTCTTTAATACCACTCCCATATAGACGTAGCTCCCTTAAACGTCTCATATTGGTAAATACATCTGAAAAGTTCTCAAACTTTGAACATTCTTCAAGAGAAAGCATTTCAAGAGAGGTTAAGGACCCAATGCTATTTGGGAGTTCCTTAATAGCAGTCTCATCTAAAAAAAGATTCAACAAACATTTCATATTCCCTTGGATCTCTGGGAATTTCTCAAATTTGGAGCAACATGAGAGGTCAAGAATTTCAAGAGATTCCAAATACCCAATGCTGCTTGGGAGTTCTTTAATACCACTCCCACGTAAATGAAGCCCCCTTAAATGTCCCATATAGGTAAATGTATCCggaaatttctcaaactttgaACATCCTTCTAAATAAAGCTCcctcaaaaatttcatattccCATGGATCTCAGGAAATTTCTCAAAGTTTGAACAATATGAGAGATTAAGGACTTCAAGAGATGCTAAATACACAATGCTACTTGGTAGTTCTTGGATCTCACTCTTGTTTAAATAAAGCTCCTTCAAACATTCCATATTGCCATGGATCTCAGGAAACTTCTTCAAGTTTGGACAACAATTAAGATAAAGAACTTCAAGAGATTCAAACTTCATGCTGGGTGGGAAACTTTGGAGCTGTTCACATCCTCCTAAATTCAAGTAAGTCAAACTTTTGAGATCGCCAATAGATGAATGAAGTTCACGCAACCTTGTACAACCTTCAAGATTCAGTCTCTCCAAATTTGGCATGCTTGAGAATTTTGGCATTTTGACCAATTGTTTTGAGTTACTTAGATCAATGCCCTTTAATTCTTTAAGACGCTGTAACATAAGACATtctgttaataaaaaaaaattctttaacttgaaaattattataaagaaaaaaaaaaaaataaataatgttcATACCTTATTCCCTTTCCAAAGTTGTTTTATGTTGCTAGACTTCAAGTTGATTTCAAGAAGGTGCTTTCCATAAAAGTTCCAAGGTAAAGACGTCAAAGTGCATCTTTGCCAATGAAGATATCTCAAATCATGAGGAAATTCAAAGTCTTTTGGAAGAAGCACTTTATACTCTTCTCTAGGCAAACCATCATGATCATTGCAATAGATTTTAAGCAACCTAAGTTTCTTCATCTTGGCAAACACTTTTGTATTGAACTGTATTTCTCTTGATCTAGACAAGTCCAAAGATATGGTTTGAATATTTTGCATCTCCtggaaaacaataaggaaaaataagggAAGAACACAAGATAAAAATCCTAACTATAATTATAGAGACAATTAACCACTAAAAAGTCGATtataaacatttaaataaatatttaggcATTTAATCCGTACCTCTTGTTTAGAAAATGCATCATAAATATCATCTACATCCCACAATCTACTCCATTTGCAGGGGTCTCTAGGACATTCTTCACGAACAATTGCCCAACCCATTTCTTGTATCAAGTCATGCATTTGTATGACGTTGTCTAAGATAGTTACTAGACATCTATCACGAAGAACTCTTATGTTGCATGTTGCAAATAAATTGCAACCATCTAATATTCTTGACACAAAATCTTTGCGTTCACCTTTGAAAAAACACGCAATGTCCAGGAAAACCTCCTTTTGAGAAGGATCAAGCCCATCAAAACTTATTCTAAGCACATCATTAATTTCCTTCATAGGGTTTTTTTTCGATTTATCCGATGCGCTTTTCCATTCATCTATTGTCATGCCCTGAAGAGAAGAACCTAGAACTTTAAGGGCCAAAGGGAGACCTTGAGCATATTGTACCATGCAATTTGAGAGGTCTACATAATCTTCTTTAGGAACATTTTGTTTAAAGGCATGTTGGCTGAAGAGTTGAAGAGCTTCCTCATAATGTAATTCTGTAGCCTTATGTGATATAGTCACTCCATACTCAACCAACAAATGTTGGTCTCTAGTTGTAATGATAATTGTACTTCCTGGACCAAACCATTTAGGACTTCCAGCCACTGACTCTAATTGCTGCAATCGATCCACATCATCAATTACAATAAGAACCTTTTTTGAGCCAAGTCTGTCCTTTATTATATTGATTCCTTTATTGATATTGCTAAACTTTTCATCATTCCCCACTATATCATAAAGAAGTTGTTGTTGTAGTTGAAGTTGACAACCCTTGTTGAATGTCTCTCTGACATCTTGAAGAAAGCTAGCACCAGTGAATTGATATTGGATCTCATTATAAACAATCTTGGCAATGGTAGTTTTACCAATTCCACCAATTCCATATATCCCAACCACACGAATGTCATTCAAGTCACTACTTAACAATGACTTTAGTTCTTTTAGGCGAAAATCCATCCCAACTATATCCTCGTTAATGTGCAAAAGCTTAGAATTCAttgatcttttaaaaatctgGTTAACAATTTCCTTAATATGCTTTGACTCATACCTGCCAATTATAAAGTACAATTTAACACTTCATGAGTTATAATGAATTGCAAAAAGATAACAAATATTAAGTAAATTTAGtgatatttatttgcttttgtCAATATAACAAAAGTAATAggatgtaaaaaaatattaaaagaaccCACTATAATGGGCATTTTACAAATAATGAAAAGGCAAGTAGTTTTGAGCCAAGTGTTTATAAGATCACAAAGCAAGCTTTACTACACAAATTATTAACTTGTTAATTCATAATTTAAGACAACTAAATCCTTACAACTGAATTAAATCAAAAGCACAAATTAAGGAAGTTGAAGTTACCCATCATTCACATGGAAACCACTTAGATTGCTTGCTTCAGTCAAGGAAGCCCTCCACCTTTGCATCTTTCTCTCATCTACATTTCTTTCATGGATGAAAAATGCCTCTCCGAAGCTCCCTGTTTGCTTTCGTACATCAGAAGGATCCACGTGGTAGAACACCGGCAAGACTATTTGTTCCATTTCTTCCCTGCACTCCATGATCTTCGCTAACTCATCCAAACACCACTTGGAATGAGCATAGGTTTTTGAGAACACAACTATGGAAATTCTTGATTCTTCAATAGTTTTCAAAAGTTCTGATTTGATCTCCTCTCCTCTTTCAAGTTGATCGTCTCTAAAAGTGTTAATCCCCATCCGATCCAAATTTACGAATAAATGATCCGTAAAATTGTTGCGGGTGTCTTCACCTCTAAAACTTAAGAACACTTCGAACTCATATTTACGGACTGaggtagaagaagaagagggttttTGGGTAGAGGAAGCCATTGTTGGACAGTTTCTAGATGAAAGCTTAGAGAGAGTTGAGGAAGAACTTGGGCTTAGTCAATACTTGATATGCCGACGGCATATTTGGGTCCTCGTATGAagcaaaactattttttttttttggtggttgtGGGGTGGTTGGATTGTAAAAAGCAAAGATCGATTTTCGCAATACATTTAAGCAGGTGATCCTCTTCCCATTTTTTGGGTCCAAATGCATAAGCATGTGATTTGTCAGTTAAATGTCAAGGAGTAATGAGTGGGGAGGTCGGtggcttttattattatttttttatattttaaataaagatcaaCATTTTAAATACATGcttattactaaaaaaaaaataaaaaaatttaacaaattaattaattttaattctcttattattaaatttcatttaacttattatgaaaatgtaaaaacCATAATAATGATTTACTGAAAATAATCTCTATGttttttgtatattaattatttataaatattcatatatcattagttattttataccctaaaatatattcaaactaaatagaacattatttttataataaatgtgGTAAGATACTTTATAAGTAccccttttctttatttttaagtttttctttttcactttacAAACTCATCTATGTTGATAAATATATCcctctttttgttttacaatttttatattctttcaaCTTTTCAAACTCAataatccttttaaaaaaaaataatttttaaaactttatcttttataaaaagtttctaaaaccataaaatttttagataaattttattattatatttttcattaaaaataataataacaatgaaattttttataacgATGAatcataatatttcaaaatttcacatAAAATCTCAATTACTTTAAAACGAATGTtaaattataaggaataaatataaataaagagataataattatttcaattatattctATTAAAGCTTTTGTTTCTCTTgtctaatatttatattgactCATACATATCTTTCTGTTCCTCCCAtctaaaaccataaaaaataacactAAGGCATTTTACATTGGTGAAAGAATACATAGCatgaatatatttgaatttgcaAGATAATTATATCATGCATCACTAAAtttatccataaaaataaacttacgAAATGTtgcaaattaaataatatttttttaatcaagattggattgaaaaggaattttatgaatattctaaaattcattctcgtttgatttccgagcaAATCCATGCAAAAGCcccaagaaaaaccaaaaaaattgtttttttttattttttgctccCTATGTTTTTTGGATTTGTTCTAGGGGTCTCCGTCCCCATtcgatttccaaaaaaattcatcattgtttgatttttgagaaaatccatgcaaaatccctaaggaaaacaaaatttttttttttttgctccctgtgttttttGGGTCtattctaggggtctctttgcttttgtgccattggatttaaatttcacaaaccctaaatccacgatttttgagtcAAGCTGAAAAACACAACATTTACCAGTCAACCGGTGAGAGGTGTGAGTGGGAGCCGATTTCACTAGGAGGGAGGGAGAGGCGGATGATGggtatggaaagaaaaaaaaaaatacaatctcaatataaaaaatgaaatcggcttagaatatataaaaaaatatataatttttcacattggttttcaatttttgtaaagTTGAATTCGGAAAAGTATATATCTGTGATTGAAACCATCGAAACACAAGTTTCCAGATCATTTATTCACAATTGTCAGAGTGTAATGAGTGGGGAGATGGGTggctttgaaaaaaattttaagtaattcaAAAGCAACGGTCATCATGTGACACAATTATCAGAGTGTAATGAGTGGGGAGGTGGGTggctttgaaaaaaattgaagtaattCAGAAGCAACTTAATTCAAAAGCAACTTTATTTCCTTGCGTTTGCATACCGAGAAAATGCCGTTCATGTATGACAATATTTCCATGATATGGAGCTTCTAACTGTTCAGGAATAATAAATCAAGTTCAATCGAAAATGAAAATGTCATCTGATATTGCAACATTTCCACGATATATCGAGCTTCGGTGGGCTTGGACACGATATAAAGTGGTGAGATTTCCTTTGCTCGATTTTTCGGGGAGAAAATATATTAAGCAcagtgatttttattttggtattaCTTTGACCAGTCAAAGCCTTTCAATATTATTGCCATGGATCCTTCcccctttaattattttatttttcatattctatttatatattattaaaatataaaaatatcataataatcttATTAATGAGGcattccttatttttttaaaaaaaaaattagatataaaattattaacatttttaaacataaaaatatattcatatatcattatttttttatattttaaataaagatcaTCATTTTAAACACATGTttgattacttaaaaaaaaaaataataaattaattaatgttaattatcttattatttaaatttgaaatttccatcttatgcaaatttcataaatttgaaaagatctcatattaatttttcaagttttaaaaaataaaatcattatggattttattttatttgagtatattaaatcactttttaaatacattttaaaatgaaaaaattagagTGCCTGTATTGCCAAGGTGTTGACTTAGGCATTGGAAAAAATAGTATAtgtacatatattattataataataaataatgagaagaaACATGCAGCTTACTGTTTTATTCTTAAGATTTTGTGAGTGTAATGAATGAGGCATCTTGGGTGTGGTGGGTATGAGTGGTGGAAAGGCACTGAAACGAAGTGGGTTTGAAGGGTTCGGTGGGTGTGAGTAAATGTCATATGGGGGTATGATGAGTAGTGGTATCCATGTGCATGAGATTAGTTATATTGGGTGGTGTAGGTTGGTAAGAAAACGGTGTGCATGAAGAatatgtggtgtagagagagaaaggtggtgaCGGGCATTTAAGTTTAGAGGGAGAAACGGGTCTAGTGGGTATGTGAATAATGGAAATGCGTAAGAGGATATGAAGAGTAGGATGGGTGGTAGTGGAGTATGAGGTATGATTAGGATGGGAAGGTGGCGAGACTGCATGGGAGAAGCTGTTAATGACGAGTGCAAATGAAAGGAACAGTGACGATAGAGTAGATGCTGCATGATCAGCAAAGACATTCACAAATTGGGGTGGCTGGCTTGAAGCTGGGGTTGAGACCAAAACATTTATCATTGGAGGAGTTAGTGGAGATCCTTTCATCAATGATGACCAACCAGGCATTGGGCTTGGAACACTACGAGGTAGTTGGTTGCTGCGTCCATTAACATAGCCTAGCCACAAATATGCTGAAGTATCCAGCAGATTTCTAGCAATACAAACCTCAACAATCAGATGCCGCATGTTTCCAGAACAGTTCATTGACAAGTCATTCATGCTCATGCCATCCAGGTACCCACTCCCGGCCGTGATGAACTCTGATTCTTAGTTAAATCTTATTTTCCAATTCCTTTCTCAGTCTTACCTACATGATCAACTTCACGTGAAATAATAGGACTTGAGCTCTCATATTCAAAGGTGTGTTTCAATGGTTTATTCAACACAGCTCCCTTCCTAGACACAGTCCTTGAAGATATTCCTGCACCCCTTCCACTAATATTTGACTTATCATCTAAGCCAGAGTGGTTAGATGAAACCATGCCTGATGATTGCTCCCTATTAGGATTTTCACGTACTCGAAACTCAGTGCGCTGGATTCGTTTGGTTTCCTTTGAAATCCACTAGAATCTGCCCGAGAAGACTCAGGAACTGGAAATGATGATCTTGGCCCAGAATTCTTAACTGTGAACATATATTTTTTGCCTTTACCAGCAAATATTGGGCCCTGAGCCTTTGACCCACTTAAATCTCTGTCCCTTGAAAAAGATTGGGTTGATGTGGATCCATTTCGTGGCAGGCCTTCAGATTCTCTGGCATTGGACAAGGAAATGTAgttctttttaattgtttcatgGTGCCCTTGATCCGTCACTTGGAGTCCTAATTCATACCTACTATTGTTTTCAACAATATGGACATATCAGCTAGGGCATGACTTGTCATAACACTACTGTTTGCACTTACTCTCAGGGGCAATGACTACTTCTTTTTGATGCGTTGTCCTGTGGCAGATCCAAGCTCCTTGGAACAAGACCAAGTTGACTGTCCATTGGAAGGGACACTACGTCAATCTTAGTGTTTTGAATGGCTTGAACGTGGAAAAGCCAACCTTCAGGATTCTGATTGGTTGTAAAATGGGCAGGGGCATTGGGCTGAACAAAAGACATTGGTTGAGGAGCCAGTGGTAGAATTCCTTGGGAGATAGGTGATGTATATCTGAGTTGACCAAACTGGAAGAGAGGAGGCTATGATGTGTGTATATGGGTAAGTGATGAACCAACTTGGGGATGTAGATGGAGAGGCATCTGTATGGAGCCAATCTGGAGTAGCAGATACAGTAGACGTAACCGCCTTCCCATATGAGGAATGCATGGCCACATTAACAGAAGAGGGAGCGGGATGCAGTGAAGTCTGACTAGGACTAATAGAAGCATCCACAGAATTCAAAACATTAGATGCACCGAGGTATGAGGACCATTAACCGGCTGTATAACTAAATCTTGGATTGCCTTTCCTGCGTCTTCATCCCTCCTGCCAGAGCCATCAATGCTCACTTGAGGAGAGCCATCAGTAAGTTGAGGGCTTTGTCCTTCATGTATCCCACCAAAAGCACCTTGTTCCTCTACAGTACCAAGAGAAACCTTCGATAGCATAAATGTGCTTTCTTCATTTCCTGAACTTCTCTCAAACTCATCACTTGGCATTCTAACTTCAACACCCTCATCCAAGCCCAAGACCGAGTTGTCTACCGTGTGGGGAGAGCCTTTCTCTCCTAAATGCACATCCTCCAACTCCTTGGTCAGGTTAATATGCTCATCTACTTCATgcacttcatcttcttcatctgaACTCTCTCAGAAGCATTTCGATTAAAACGACCAGACCAAACATGATGCCCAACAAATACATGCATAAAGTCACCTAGCCATGATAAGTGTGTTGCAACTCTTCATACCCATGGACTGAGAACATATTTCTTGCAGTACCTTACCTCTTCAGGCAGAGATGGGAAATCTGATGCGGTCTACAGCCAAGCACCAGGAATAGAGGAAAACAGCAAACAGAACACAAATAATGGGAACCAAATGAACCCCCACCAACCTCATTTCACGTATCAATCAATGAGCTTAGACGTAGGAGTGGGTCAAAGCAGATttcaaatgagttttaaaacaaaattaagacaTGAATGCCAATATCTCATATGAAATCTCAAAACAGGGGGCATAAAACAGATTAGAAATCAAAGGCAAGTGCAAACAAGCTCaaattccataaaaataaaaataaaaaaacaaacgaaAATCCCCAATAAATACATTCAAACACCAAAATAGAATCTCATGATACCCAGATAATGCAATAAAATGGCATGAACGTGGAAAAGCTAACCTATAGAAATAATATCTAAGCCTCCTTTTTTCAAGGCTCTTCCCCTGCGTGTTTCTTCTTGTCTCTGACTGGGTTTCTCTTCCAAGAAAATACAACTGATATCCCTTTACCCAAGCAATCTTACTCCTCGGGTAACCAGACTGCAGCTCCCTCCCTCTGTAACCTCTCAAAACTCTCTCTCATGTACTCCCTCAACAAGACTTGCATCTCAAGCTAACCTCTCACTACCCAAAATATCTCTCCAAACAGCAATGAAGACATCaccctcaaaaaaaaaaaaaaatctctgtAAAAAAATCACCTCCCTCTCAATACGCTCTCTCTCCCCCTCCAACTTGCTGCCCAAGCTAAAGGAATCCCCTCTAGAAACCGAGTTTGCTCCCTCTCTAGCTAAAACTCTCCTCCCAAGCTCTCTGCAActcaaaaatatctctctcAAACCAGCCCACGGAATACCCTCCTCAGACAACAACTTCTCCCTCCCTCTAGCTTGCTACCCAAGCTAAAGATGAAACCTCTCTAAAATATCTCCTAAAAAAACCCACCCCTGAAAACACCATCTACTCCCTCAAAATATCTCCCCCAAAACGACAACGAAGACCCCAACTAGCTGGCTACGCTCCTGCACCAGCTCACTAACGGCCTGCAACTTTTCCAACTCTTCTTGACACGTGTCCACCTTTTGCCTCTTCAATCCACTATTATGATTCCATAGCAGCCATCCCTGAAGCAACACGTGGCTCTTTGAGAGCCTTGGTAAGAAAAACTTACagaaaagtgagaaaaaatGAGCCCCTAAAATGGGGGTCAACACACATGATAATTGTTACGGCCTATGTATTCATAAATgaagctttaatttttttttttaattaattcaaaccaAATTTTGGCCTAAAAT
Proteins encoded in this window:
- the LOC117928059 gene encoding disease resistance protein RPV1-like; its protein translation is MASSTQKPSSSSTSVRKYEFEVFLSFRGEDTRNNFTDHLFVNLDRMGINTFRDDQLERGEEIKSELLKTIEESRISIVVFSKTYAHSKWCLDELAKIMECREEMEQIVLPVFYHVDPSDVRKQTGSFGEAFFIHERNVDERKMQRWRASLTEASNLSGFHVNDGYESKHIKEIVNQIFKRSMNSKLLHINEDIVGMDFRLKELKSLLSSDLNDIRVVGIYGIGGIGKTTIAKIVYNEIQYQFTGASFLQDVRETFNKGCQLQLQQQLLYDIVGNDEKFSNINKGINIIKDRLGSKKVLIVIDDVDRLQQLESVAGSPKWFGPGSTIIITTRDQHLLVEYGVTISHKATELHYEEALQLFSQHAFKQNVPKEDYVDLSNCMVQYAQGLPLALKVLGSSLQGMTIDEWKSASDKSKKNPMKEINDVLRISFDGLDPSQKEVFLDIACFFKGERKDFVSRILDGCNLFATCNIRVLRDRCLVTILDNVIQMHDLIQEMGWAIVREECPRDPCKWSRLWDVDDIYDAFSKQEEMQNIQTISLDLSRSREIQFNTKVFAKMKKLRLLKIYCNDHDGLPREEYKVLLPKDFEFPHDLRYLHWQRCTLTSLPWNFYGKHLLEINLKSSNIKQLWKGNKRLKELKGIDLSNSKQLVKMPKFSSMPNLERLNLEGCTRLRELHSSIGDLKSLTYLNLGGCEQLQSFPPSMKFESLEVLYLNCCPNLKKFPEIHGNMECLKELYLNKSEIQELPSSIVYLASLEVLNLSYCSNFEKFPEIHGNMKFLRELYLEGCSKFEKFPDTFTYMGHLRGLHLRGSGIKELPSSIGYLESLEILDLSCCSKFEKFPEIQGNMKCLLNLFLDETAIKELPNSIGSLTSLEMLSLEECSKFENFSDVFTNMRRLRELRLYGSGIKELPSSIGYLESLKNLNLSYCSNFEKFPEIQGNMKCLKELSLEKTAIKELPNSIGHLQALEILTLSGCSNLERFPEIQKNMGNLWALFLDETAIKGLPYSVGHLTRLDRLNLENCRNLKSLPNSICGLKSLEGLSLNGCSNLEAFSEITEDMEQLERLFLRETGISELPSSIEHMRGLKSLELINCENLVALPNSIGNLTCLTSLHVRNCPKLHNLPDNLRSLQCCLTMLDLGGCNLMEEEIPNDLWCLSSLEFLNISENHMRCIPAGITQLCKLGTLLMNHCPMLEVIGELPSSLGWIEAHACPSLETETSSSLLWSSLLKHLKSPIQRRFNIIIPGSSGIPEWVSHQRMGCEVSVELPMNWYEDNNLLGFVLFFHHVPLDDDECVRTSGFIPECKLAISHGDQTERLDNISFYHRCKTYSISGLSYSSRRYDSGGTSDPALWVTYFPQIRIPSKYRSRKWNTFKAHFDNPVGNASFTCGENASFKVKSCGIHVIYAQDQKHWPQPLGKRPANREDHSSKEKFSSLQRMKGFFNL